ATTTTAACGAcattatatataatatattttcaattttaattcaaaagAGAAGTAAGAAGTAAACACCAGTTTTCTGGGTTCATCCTTTAGTTTGAATTGTTTCGCTGGCAAATGGGTAAAGCTTTCTCTTACTCCACTGTTGGTTGTtctttgttaaaaaaaaatttgatgaGTTTAGAATAAACTTGTTGATTtctgaaaacaaaagaatttaatACCAACAACTATGTGCAAGGATCAGTCTTTCGTATCCTAGTTTTGAAGGCTCCgttgttgaaaatttcataaacaatCGTTGAAGGGTTTCGGAATGCACGAGGAAGGAATGTTAATCCAATAGCGTTATTACATTGCTAAGCTGTACAATATCCCCTATGTTCTCGTACTTatttaaccaaaaaaagTTCTTTCATGAAAACTAATATCTTATTAATGAAGTACTCACTCcaagaaaaaagatagTCTGCGTAGCTAAGCATGCTgcaaactattttttttattgatacgaattgttttcaaaaagctcATAACCTATTGGCGAGCTCTACCATAAtgttaaaatatttgcGAAAATCACATagaaagtaataaaaatgctttGGCAGAGATAGATACATTGAAACTTCAATGCAGGAGGATCTtaatttgaatttcatGTTTTTTTGGGAAAAAACCAACAGCTCCTTGAAACGAGACGAGAAGAAGCCTTGAGgtttgaaaatgataaccctttaatgataatgagTTGAATTGTTTATATacaaattgatttttcagGAAATTCAGAATCACTGGCGAAGGCGACtcctttttccaaatcaaAGTTGAATTCGGGCTCTGTCCTTTCAGAGGGACGGATGCTAATTATGTTGTTGAACATTAATAAGCATCCACACAGTTGAAAGATACTGTAAACGTTGGATGCGGCGACaattataaagaaaaacttttgcGTGTTGAGGCTGCAAGAGATAACGTTTCGTGCATTCAGGATTTCGCATAACATATATGGGTTCATTGAGAAATAGATTATAGTGCAGGACCTTAAGCACATACTGAAGAAGGCATCAATCGTGGACCAGAGGAGTACGAGATGCTCCcaagataattttttctttacattAGTTAATTTTAAACTTGCATTCAATCATTTGATGATTCTTACCTTCCaagcaaagaaaatgcCAATGGCTCCAAAGAGCATGGTTTCGATTCCCCATATCATTACATTTTTCCATCCTTTAAGCAGGCAATAGAGTAATGAGAGGTTCATGCCGACAATGGCAGCaaagataaataaacatggcaatttaatatattcaATTGACTTTACGAATTTGCCGATTTC
This portion of the Schizosaccharomyces pombe strain 972h- genome assembly, chromosome: I genome encodes:
- the meu31 gene encoding protein meu31 gives rise to the protein MSCISEIGKFVKSIEYIKLPCLFIFAAIVGMNLSLLYCLLKGWKNVMIWGIETMLFGAIGIFFAWKKKLSWEHLVLLWSTIDAFFSMCLRSCTIIYFSMNPYMLCEILNARNVISCSLNTQKFFFIIVAASNVYSIFQLCGCLLMFNNIISIRPSERTEPEFNFDLEKGVAFASDSEFPEKSICI